From Coffea arabica cultivar ET-39 chromosome 10e, Coffea Arabica ET-39 HiFi, whole genome shotgun sequence, one genomic window encodes:
- the LOC113712822 gene encoding inositol-pentakisphosphate 2-kinase-like → MAVALTAKDADDWTYRGEGAVNLVLAYAGNSAEFVGKVLRIPKVSTNGSHLENGHSALTPHECLLWKDTADLTSAPTREIAEQLYVQHVMCPLLGSEHVDAGMRILVSKEFLVAIEKKVLSQRPSWRVKAAKVNPLCDSVLLISDHSVFPHGTLKGEFSLCVEIKPKCGFLPTSKFIAEGNAIKRSVTRFKMHQALKLHDRMISEISEYDPLDMFSGSRERIHRAIKALYNTPQNNFRVFLNGSLIFGGLGGGTKSTNYMVGQDFEDALKHVIMAEDGMRTEKLLELITEALFRSGLLDRLLEVQKLDAIDIEGVIHAYHDIVSQPCLVCRKMDADEFTNRYATLHSMPMEESLKIVRDYLIAATAKDLSMMLSFQPQQRGDVDSPNGALFLKSTNQSFDLKVSFIDLDMKPFKKVVYYYELDQQIVHFYVQMVETEPWLEITASNQEMRDSNESILL, encoded by the exons ATGGCGGTGGCATTGACGGCCAAGGATGCGGACGACTGGACTTATAGAGGCGAAGGAGCAGTAAATCTTGTCCTTGCTTATGCTGGCAACTCTGCCGAATTT GTTGGAAAAGTGTTACGAATACCAAAGGTTTCAACAAATGGATCTCATTTAGAGAATGGTCATTCAGCCTTAACCCCGCACGAATGCCTCCTTTGGAAAGATACAGCAGATCTTACATCAGCTCCCACAAGGGAAATTGCGGAGCAACTGTATGTGCAGCATGTAATGTGCCCATTGTTAGGTTCTGAGCATGTTGATGCTGGG ATGCGCATCCTTGTTTCCAAAGAATTCCTAGTGGCAATTGAGAAGAAGGTTCTTAGTCAGCGTCCTTCTTGGCGGGTCAAAGCTGCGAAAGTCAATCCCCTATGCGATTCAGTTCTTTTGATATCTGATCATTCGGTTTTTCCGCATG GTACACTTAAAGGAGAATTTAGCTTATGTGTGGAGATCAAG CCAAAATGTGGATTTCTTCCAACTTCAAAATTCATTGCGGAaggaaatgcaattaaaagaagTGTCACTCGTTTCAAGATGCATCAGGCTCTAAAGTTACATGATAGGATG ATATCAGAGATAAGCGAGTATGATCCACTAGATATGTTCTCTGGATCCAGAGAGAGAATACACAGAGCGATCAAGGCCTTGTATAACACTCCACAGAACAActttagggttttcttgaatGGTTCTCTTATATTTGGGGGCTTGGGTGGTGGGACTAAAAGTACTAATTACATGGTTGGTCAAGACTTTGAAGATGCACTTAAGCACGTCATTATGGCTGAAGATGGTATGCGTACAGAGAAACTGCTCGAGCTCATCACTGAGGCACTTTTTAGATCAGGATTGTTGGATCGACTTCTTGAAGTCCAGAAACTTGATGCAATCGACATTGAAGGGGTCATTCATGCATATCATGACATTGTTTCTCAACCTTGTCTGGTATGTAGAAAGATGGATGCTGATGAATTTACAAATAGATATGCTACTTTGCATTCGATGCCAATGGAAGAAAGCTTAAAGATAGTTAGAGACTATTTAATTGCTGCAACTGCAAAAGATTTGAGTATGATGCTTAGTTTCCAACCCCAACAAAGAGGGGATGTGGATTCTCCAAATGGTGCTCTCTTTCTGAAATCAACCAACCAAAGTTTTGACCTCAAG GTATCTTTCATTGacttggatatgaaaccttttAAAAAGGTGGTGTATTACTATGAGTTAGACCAGCAGATTGTTCATTTCTATGTTCAGATGGTGGAAACAGAGCCGTGGCTTGAGATCACGGCAAGCAATCAGGAAATGCGAGATTCAAATGAGTCCATTCTTCTGTAA
- the LOC113712498 gene encoding putative bifunctional dihydrofolate reductase-thymidylate synthase → MSADSHMCRSDGDARIKPLSLRSYQVVVAATRDLGIGKDGKLPWRLPSDLKFFKEITVTTTDPVKRNAVVMGRKTWESIPPQFRPLPGRLNIVLTRSGSLGPAIDDNVVCCGSISSALELLAESPYCSSVEKVFVIGGGQILREALNAPECEAIHMTVIEADIECDAFIPPVDGSLFQPWYSSPPTVENNIRHCFVTYVRVMSSAVEPVDLHQQAKSNRSSDSKRFNVSSFSFLPKTVFDKHDEFLYLRLVQDIIATGNHKDDRTGTGTLSKFGCQMRFNLRRSFPLLTTKRIFWQGVVEELLWFISGSTNAKVLQEKGIHIWDGNASREYLDSIDLEDREVGDLGPIYGFQWRHFGARYTGMHADYKGQGFDQLLDVIDRIKRNPNDRRIVLSAWNPSDLKLTALPPCHMFAQFYVANGELSCQMYQRSADMGLGVPFNIASYALLTCMIAHVCGLVPGDFIHIIGDAHVYKTYVVPLQEQLQKFPKPFPILKINPEKKDIDSFVASDFELIGYDPHQKIEMRMAV, encoded by the exons ATGAGTGCAGATTCTCACATGTGTCGCTCTGATGGTGATGCACGTATTAAGCCTCTTTCTCTGAGGAGTTACCAAGTTGTAGTGGCTGCAACTCGTGATCTTGGTATTGGAAAAGATGGCAAGTTACCATGGAGGTTGCCTTCTGATCTTAAATTCTTCAAGGAGATTACGGTAACTACTACAGATCCTGTGAAGAGGAATGCAGTTGTCATGGGAAGGAAAACTTGGGAAAGTATTCCTCCACAATTTCGACCTCTGCCTGGTCGTCTCAACATTGTGCTGACTCGTTCAGGGAGCCTTGGCCCTGCTATTGATGATAATGTTGTCTGTTGTGGGAGCATTTCATCTGCTTTAGAATTGCTTGCAGAATCTCCATATTGTTCCTCAGTAGAAAAAGTTTTTGTAATAGGAGGTGGACAAATACTAAG GGAAGCGCTTAATGCACCGGAATGTGAAGCCATACACATGACTGTAATTGAGGCAGACATTGAATGTGACGCTTTTATTCCTCCAGTTGATGGCTCACTATTCCAGCCCTGGTACTCTTCCCCACCTACAGTAGAAAATAACATCCGGCACTGTTTTGTGACATATGTTCGTGTGATGAGTTCTGCAGTTGAGCCTGTTGATTTGCACCAGCAGGCAAAGTCTAATAGGAGTTCAGATTCCAAGAGGTTCAATGTTtcaagtttttctttcttgccaAAGACTGTCTTTGACAAGCATGATGAGTTTTTGTATTTGAGATTGGTTCAAGATATTATTGCCACTGGCAACCACAAAGATGACCGAACTGGAACTGGTACCCTTTCAAAATTTGGTTGCCAG ATGCGATTTAACTTGCGTAGATCTTTTCCGCTTCTTACTACTAAG AGAATATTCTGGCAAGGTGTTGTCGAAGAGCTTCTATGGTTCATCAGTGGTTCAACAAATGCAAAG GTTCTACAGGAGAAGGGAATTCATATATGGGATGGCAATGCATCCAGAGAATACCTTGACAG TATTGACCTGGAAGACAGAGAAGTGGGTGATTTAGGACCTATCTATGGGTTTCAGTGGAGACACTTTGGTGCCCG ATACACTGGTATGCATGCCGACTATAAAGGCCAAGGATTCGATCAGTTGTTAGATGTCATTGATAGGATAAAGAGAAACCCAAACGATAGGCGTATTGTTCTTTCTGCCTGgaatccttctgatttgaagtTGACGGCTTTACCACCTTGTCACATGTTTGCACAG TTTTATGTGGCAAATGGGGAACTATCCTGTCAAATGTATCAACGCTCTGCAGATATGGGCCTTGGCGTGCCATTTAATATAGCATCTTACGCTCTTTTGACATGCATGATTGCTCATGTTTGTG GCCTTGTTCCTGGTGACTTCATCCATATAATAGGAGATGCTCATGTTTACAAGACTTATGTTGTTCCTCTTCAAGAACAGCTTCAGAAATTTCCTAAACCTTTCCCA ATTTTGAAGATCAATCCGGAGAAAAAAGACATAGATTCATTTGTTGCTTCTGACTTTGAGCTGATAGGCTATGATCCTCATCAGAAGATAGAAATGAGAATGGCAGTATAG
- the LOC113712109 gene encoding phosphatidylinositol/phosphatidylcholine transfer protein SFH6 isoform X1 translates to MSDKECSLQQAESTISGIRVADSEDVRDIEEPMAVHTFRQALILDNLLPSRHDDNHMMLRFLKARKFNIEKAKCMWSDMLRWRKDFGADTILEDFHFNELDEVLLYYPQCYHGVDKEGRPIYIERLGKVDMYKLMQVTTSDRYVKYHVQEFEKTLSVRLPACSIAANKYIDASMTILDVQGVGLKNLIKPAREVIMRLQKIDNDNYPETLHRLFIINAGPGFRLVWSAIRPFLDPNTASKINVLGTNYKSALLEFVDQSELPDFLGGSCTCANEGGCLRSDKGPWKDQNIVKALLSGEAKYSIHEFMSNCKGKRGDDKLHFVRFSDKSIAQSESEDEDIALAQKYPDLVATAVCEEVSC, encoded by the exons ATGTCCGATAAGGAATGTTCTCTTCAGCAGGCTGAGAGTACAATCAGTGGTATTCGAGTAGCTGATAGCGAGGATGTAAGGGATATTGAGGAGCCAATGGCTGTTCATACTTTTCGACAAGCGCTTATCCTTGACAACTTGCTGCCTTCACGGCATGATGACAATCATATGATGCTGAG ATTTTTGAAAGCCAGGAAGTTTAACATTGAGAAAGCAAAATGCATGTGGTCAGACATGCTCCGATGGAGAAAAGATTTTGGTGCAGATACAATCTTGGAG GATTTTCACTTCAATGAGTTAGACGAAGTTCTGCTGTACTACCCTCAGTGttatcatggtgtagataaggAAGGAAGACCAATTTACATTGAAAGGTTGGGAAAGGTTGACATGTACAAGCTTATGCAAGTAACTACCTCAGATCGGTATGTGAAATATCATGTTCAAGAGTTCGAGAAGACTCTTTCCGTTAGACTTCCTGCTTGCTCAATAGCTGCAAACAAGTACATAGATGCAAGTATGACGATTTTAGATGTTCAAGGCGTG GgtttaaaaaatttgattaaACCTGCGAGGGAAGTCATTATGCGGTTGCAGAAGATTGACAATGACAATTATCCTGAA ACTCTTCATAGACTGTTCATCATTAATGCTGGCCCTGGCTTTAGGCTTGTTTGGAGTGCAATAAGGCCCTTTCTTGACCCGAATACTGCTTCCAAGATTAAT GTTCTTGGCACAAATTACAAGAGCGCATTGCTTGAATTTGTTGATCAGAG CGAGTTGCCAGACTTTCTTGGCGGGAGCTGTACCTGCGCAAATGAGGGAGGTTGTTTGCGATCAGATAAAGGGCCATGGAAAGACCAAAATATAGTGAAG GCGCTTTTGAGCGGTGAAGCAAAGTATTCCATTCACGAATTCATGTCAAATTGTAAAGGGAAGCGGGGTGATGACAAGTTACATTTC GTAAGATTTAGTGATAAATCCATAGCTCAGTCAGAATCTGAAGATGAGGATATTGCATTAGCACAAAAATATCCAGATTTAGTGGCAACTGCTGTTTGTGAAGAAGTCAGTTGCTGA
- the LOC113712109 gene encoding phosphatidylinositol/phosphatidylcholine transfer protein SFH6 isoform X2 — translation MSDKECSLQQAESTISGIRVADSEDVRDIEEPMAVHTFRQALILDNLLPSRHDDNHMMLRFLKARKFNIEKAKCMWSDMLRWRKDFGADTILEDFHFNELDEVLLYYPQCYHGVDKEGRPIYIERLGKVDMYKLMQVTTSDRYVKYHVQEFEKTLSVRLPACSIAANKYIDASMTILDVQGGLKNLIKPAREVIMRLQKIDNDNYPETLHRLFIINAGPGFRLVWSAIRPFLDPNTASKINVLGTNYKSALLEFVDQSELPDFLGGSCTCANEGGCLRSDKGPWKDQNIVKALLSGEAKYSIHEFMSNCKGKRGDDKLHFVRFSDKSIAQSESEDEDIALAQKYPDLVATAVCEEVSC, via the exons ATGTCCGATAAGGAATGTTCTCTTCAGCAGGCTGAGAGTACAATCAGTGGTATTCGAGTAGCTGATAGCGAGGATGTAAGGGATATTGAGGAGCCAATGGCTGTTCATACTTTTCGACAAGCGCTTATCCTTGACAACTTGCTGCCTTCACGGCATGATGACAATCATATGATGCTGAG ATTTTTGAAAGCCAGGAAGTTTAACATTGAGAAAGCAAAATGCATGTGGTCAGACATGCTCCGATGGAGAAAAGATTTTGGTGCAGATACAATCTTGGAG GATTTTCACTTCAATGAGTTAGACGAAGTTCTGCTGTACTACCCTCAGTGttatcatggtgtagataaggAAGGAAGACCAATTTACATTGAAAGGTTGGGAAAGGTTGACATGTACAAGCTTATGCAAGTAACTACCTCAGATCGGTATGTGAAATATCATGTTCAAGAGTTCGAGAAGACTCTTTCCGTTAGACTTCCTGCTTGCTCAATAGCTGCAAACAAGTACATAGATGCAAGTATGACGATTTTAGATGTTCAAGGC GgtttaaaaaatttgattaaACCTGCGAGGGAAGTCATTATGCGGTTGCAGAAGATTGACAATGACAATTATCCTGAA ACTCTTCATAGACTGTTCATCATTAATGCTGGCCCTGGCTTTAGGCTTGTTTGGAGTGCAATAAGGCCCTTTCTTGACCCGAATACTGCTTCCAAGATTAAT GTTCTTGGCACAAATTACAAGAGCGCATTGCTTGAATTTGTTGATCAGAG CGAGTTGCCAGACTTTCTTGGCGGGAGCTGTACCTGCGCAAATGAGGGAGGTTGTTTGCGATCAGATAAAGGGCCATGGAAAGACCAAAATATAGTGAAG GCGCTTTTGAGCGGTGAAGCAAAGTATTCCATTCACGAATTCATGTCAAATTGTAAAGGGAAGCGGGGTGATGACAAGTTACATTTC GTAAGATTTAGTGATAAATCCATAGCTCAGTCAGAATCTGAAGATGAGGATATTGCATTAGCACAAAAATATCCAGATTTAGTGGCAACTGCTGTTTGTGAAGAAGTCAGTTGCTGA